In a genomic window of Meleagris gallopavo isolate NT-WF06-2002-E0010 breed Aviagen turkey brand Nicholas breeding stock chromosome 1, Turkey_5.1, whole genome shotgun sequence:
- the LOC109365722 gene encoding maestro heat-like repeat-containing protein family member 2B, translating into MMTEKLPQVVKVVQRLCSDPRIRVRTAVLHFIKDLLSSNTRSCSAWDVVGHIFSEFSRTMERRAARHLSTEEAQEEGALQELCMDILGSLDVSVRGISKLLWPRLLLFVVPAQYTGMLIPVSRCIQALSEREDLTGRQIEDLDPHFVSSMFQGPLLTPQTLLVRLLLVAGSPVAGSKLQAAALLLMQNLHSRFHRAVGAMWATEIPLLLQCLQGKEESFLDSAEFERRLLKFLRASLETIEDEAWTEALSCELSRWLSSSACSSGEKSFLYKALGTALGVCKGVLHIQEKLLQHLEEANAEEPCEAQGIISLLSHAAESNFQTVLATLTMFASRLCKGCNVRISRRKKMELDSTRAHATRSALMLAHGSLALRASKEQLLAHLEGDIVGNILMLYSCSCRDLQNNLALVQSITDFSSAFQGVGDSVCFNPTLKGKLLEILMDLLKKYYSGIPVSPVPLKVVLALEQLSKLKPSFESKDMDEMLVLCCKNIVTHPSAEMMLKIRKSQQAAQYLQLQQTSLKALGRLMAVLLETEPTGGFFQNIVHVLRRSMISKNVWERKRALQTCSQLLAVCEELQRGDACEHFGSLVGLLAPLTCDPMPASRQLAVTCLSSLLRIQDKAANRVIETRDLGSLREGLHACSTVSQLQTTSKMARIVCRNFPVERTVDFMMAIKETIRTATGVRVRAAGKWMTTFLQMIRKDICWNVPPILYILRSCTSSPQQSTFMPFLCQAVAILTRCHKEFVIDNFSRRLEPTDSETWRRIREFCLQRWSQ; encoded by the exons ATGATGACGGAGAAGCTGCCCCAGGTTGTCAAGGTTGTGCAGCGTCTGTGCAGCGACCCTAGGATCCGG GTGAGGACGGCTGTTCTGCATTTCATCAAGGATCTGCTCAGTTCTAACACccggagctgctcagcctgggatGTGGTGGGGCACATCTTCAGTGAGTTCAGCCGCACCATGGAAAGAAGG GCAGCCAGACACCTTTCTACCGAGGAAGCCCAGGAAGAAGGAGCTCTCCAGGAGCTGTGTATGGACATCCTGGGGTCACTGGACGTCTCTGTGAGAGGGATATCCAAA CTCCTGTGGCCGCGGCTGCTGTTGTTCGTGGTGCCAGCCCAGTACACCGGCATGCTGATCCCGGTCTCCCGCTGTATCCAAGCCCTGTCTGAGAGAGAGGATCTGACAGGACGGCAAATAGAAGATCTGGATCCCCACTTTGTCAGCTCCATGTTTCAAG GCCCACTGCTGACTCCCCAGACACTGCTGGTGCGCCTATTG TTGGTGGCAGGCAGCCCTGTTGCAGGCAGCAAACTCCAAGCCGCTGCCTTACTGCTGATGCAAAACCTGCACAGCAGGttccacagagctgtgggagcCATGTGGGCTACTGAGatccccctgctgctgcagtgtctcCAAG ggaaagaGGAGAGCTTCCTGGACTCTGCAGAGTTTGAGCGCCGTCTGCTAAAG TTCCTGAGGGCGTCACTGGAGACCATAGAGGACGAGGCCTGGACCGAGGCCCTGAGCTGCGAGCTGAGCCGgtggctgagcagctctgcctgcagctctggagaaaaG TCTTTCCTGTACAAGGCTCTGGGGACAGCACTGGGAGTCTGTAAGGGAGTCCTCCACATCcaggagaagctgctgcagcacctggaggAAGCAAACGCGGAGGAGCCATGTGAGGCCCAG GGAATCATCTCTCttctcagccatgctgctgagaGTAACTTCCAAACAGTCCTGGCCACACTCACCATGTTTGCGTCCAGGCTGTGCAAAGGCTGCAATGTGAGGATTTCCAGGCGCAAGAAG ATGGAGTTGGACAGCACGAGAGCTCACGCCACACGCAGCGCTCTCATGCTCGCCCACGGCAGCTTGGCACTGCGTGCCTCCAAGGAACAGCTGCTCGCCCACCTGGAGGGAGACATCGTGGGCAACATCCTGATGCtctacagctgcagctgccgg GACTTGCAGAACAACCTTGCGCTGGTGCAGAGCATCACCGacttcagctctgccttccaAGGTGTGGGTGATTCTGTGTGCTTTAACCCCACCTTGAAGGGAAAGCTTCTGGAGATTCTGATG GACCTGCTGAAGAAGTATTACTCGGGCATCCCTGTCTCCCCAGTGCCTCTCAAGGTGGTTCTGGCCCTGGAGCAGTTGAG cAAGCTGAAGCCCTCTTTTGAAAGCAAGGACATGGATGAGATGTTGGTCCTGTGCTGCAAAAACATTGTGACACACCCTTCAGCGGAGATGATGCTGAAGATCAGGAAGTCACAGCAAGCAGCTCAGTACCTGCAG cttCAGCAAACATCACTGAAAGCTCTGGGCCGGCTGATGGCAGTTCTGCTCGAGACAGAGCCCACCGGCGGCTTCTTTCAGAACATAGTCCAT GTCCTGCGGAGATCAATGATATCTAAGAATGTGTGGGAGCGCAAGAGGGCCCTGCAGACCTGCTCCCAGCTGTTGGCTGTTTGTGAAGAGCTTCAA agaggagatgcGTGTGAGCACTTTGGCTCCCTGGTGGGATTGCTTGCGCCTCTGACATGCGACCCCATGCCTGCATCCCGCCAGTTGGCTGTCACCTGTCTGAGCTCCCTTCTCCGAATCCAAG ACAAAGCAGCCAACAGAGTCATTGAGACAAGAGACCTTGGGAGCCTGCGTGAGGGGCTGCATGCCTGCAGCACTGTCTCTCAGCTCCAGACCACATCCAAAATGGCAAGA attgtGTGCAGAAACTTCCCCGTGGAACGCACCGTCGACTTCATGATGGCCATCAAGGAGACCATCCGGACAGCCACAGGAGTGCGCGTGCGTGCTGCTGGGAAGTGGATGACCACCTTTCTGCAGATGATCAGGAAGGACATCTGTTGGAAC GTGCCACCGATCCTCTACATCCTGCGCAGCTGCACGTCATCCCCGCAGCAGAGCACGTTCATGCCCTTCCTGTGCCAGGCGGTGGCCATCCTCACCCGCTGTCACAAGGAGTTTGTGATTGACAACTTCTCCCGGCGGCTTGAGCCCACAGACAG TGAGACATGGAGGAGAATAAGAGAGTTTTGCCTTCAACGGTGGAGccagtag